In a single window of the Hypanus sabinus isolate sHypSab1 chromosome 15, sHypSab1.hap1, whole genome shotgun sequence genome:
- the si:dkeyp-23e4.3 gene encoding rho GTPase-activating protein 7 isoform X5 → MEEIEAKDACDWLRAAGFPQYSQLFEASQFPVDIEVVKNDHEFLDRDATESLCRRLKTLNKCAMMKLEISKDRRKSDESEDDEPCAISNKWTFQRDSQRWSRVETLESPHLESISLPGSPCFKSVDSDDIMFPDLGEKHEVSSVHSSSSSSGGSDNISLQKNAEIHTTDFETSQHSSRCSSIKMPSVHSSFSGPPSPNEVFGFSSYGKCSKTKGRGLFRKMEKLRLRSSSQKKSGHPKLRPFISAPVLREGFDEEKLRNLNCVNVAELEEQFQSQNLSCSSRTCSSSSPSENSSTVSTPSPVLRTRSQIYRKEGGQYVENFNLTLPPCRTQKSNANEGGQNDHLIFHVPHGHKPGTFPKALQHGPASATDNTSVNWRTGSFHGYRKSRFGRDSRGSSPKELDSGQNPQNLDNRISIYDNVPGVHVHLNNGVIADVGDDDVFAEMDDIMEHVNGIQRLVGKWTEKFSDEGESDSANDSTSYPSSPKDIHLEIEKHLGRVNEELPANMAEKSVELDASDVHFERDSGVGSSLKHANRRERPCWPSEQNLNHQNLHLQIDSQSAAQLNLLQKLALLKLTALMDKYSPSSKQGWNWTVPKFIRKIKAPDFKDRVVFGVPLLLNVQRTGHPLPKGILQAMYFLRSQCLDQVGLFRKSGVKSRIQALREMNENSPDGVSYEGQSAFDVADMVKQYFRDLPEPLFTTKLSESFLHIYQYLPTDKQLPAVQSAILLLPDENREALQTLLFFFCDVVACVSENQMTPTNLAVCLAPSLFHLNTLRRESTTSRVSQRKYSLGKPDQRDLSENLAATQGLAHMIAECANLFLVPEQWARQNSIISHQFQMDCTDVLNDSEWYFRIKTALQISLQNLLKEAKEKFKGWTSSCSLEQVEIACKKVDDNHPLRLWKVSTEVEKPAEEILKHLLRSHHLWEKDLLQSKVVKTLDDETEIYHYTISSTIPHPDRDHVVLRTWQVDFQTGLCMLAATSVDAKEVILQGVQANVITFQYHIEPVGPTKSKLVHIRRIDTRGRNPEWYNKVYGYRCAAELLKIRDSFTASDTELRETNI, encoded by the exons AGATTGAAGCAAAAGACGCCTGTGACTGGCTCAGAGCTGCCGGATTTCCTCAGTATTCCCAGTTGTTTGAAG CATCTCAGTTTCCTGTTGATATTGAAGTGGTGAAAAATGATCATGAATTTTTAGACAGGGATGCCACAGAGTCTCTTTGCAG GCGATTGAAAACACTGAACAAATGTGCAATGATGAAATTGGAAATTAGTAAAGATAGAAGAAAG AGTGATGAATCAGAAGATGATGAACCTTGTGCTATCAGCAACAAATGGACTTTTCAAAGGGACAGCCAGCGATGGTCTCGTGTAGAAACACTAGAatctcctcatttagaaagtaTCTCCTTACCTGGGAGCCCTTGCTTTAAGAGCGTTGACAGTGACGATATCATGTTCCCAGACCTGGGTGAGAAGCACGAGGTATCATCggttcacagcagcagcagcagcagtggcGGTAGTGATAATATCAGTCTGCAGAAAAATGCTGAAATCCACACCACAGACTTTGAGACAAGTCAACATTCCTCAAGGTGTTCCTCTATAAAAATGCCTTCTGTACACTCTTCCTTCAGTGGCCCACCATCTCCTAATGAGGTCTTTGGATTCAGCAGTTATGGAAAATGCTCAAAGACAAAGGGGAGAGGTTTATTTAGGAAAATGGAGAAGCTTCGACTGAGAAGTTCAAGTCAGAAGAAAAGCGGCCATCCGAAGCTCAGGCCATTTATCAGTGCCCCTGTGCTTCGGGAGGGATTTGATGAAGAAAAATTGAGAAACCTCAATTGTGTCAATGTTGCTGAACTTGAGGAGCAATTTCAGAGTCAGAACCTGTCCTGCTCATCCCGAACTTGTAGCAGTAGCAGTCCATCGGAAAACAGTAGTACTGTAAGCACTCCCAGCCCTGTCCTTAGAACACGAAGCCAGATCTATAGAAAAGAAGGTGGACAGTATGTGGAAAATTTTAATTTGACTTTGCCACCTTGTAGGACCCAAAAGAGCAATGCAAATGAGGGGGGTCAAAATGATCATTTAATTTTTCATGTTCCACACGGTCACAAACCAGGAACATTTCCCAAAGCACTTCAACATGGACCAGCATCAGCAACAGACAACACATCAGTAAATTGGAGGACTGGCAGTTTCCACGGCTACCGAAAGAGCAGATTTGGGAGGGACAGCAGGGGGAGCAGTCCAAAGGAGTTGGACAGTGGACAGAACCCCCAAAATTTGGATAATCGAATAAGCATTTATGATAATGTCCCAGGAGTTCATGTTCACCTGAACAATGGTGTAATAGCAGATGTAGGTGATGATGATGTGTTTGCAGAAATGGATGATATCATGGAGCACGTGAATGGCATCCAAAGGCTGGTGGGCAAGTGGACAGAAAAATTTTCCGATGAAGGTGAATCAGATTCTGCAAATGACTCTACATCTTACCCGTCTTCTCCAAAGGACATCCATTTGGAGATAGAGAAACACCTTGGGAGGGTTAATGAGGAGTTGCCAGCTAACATGGCTGAAAAGTCTGTTGAATTAGACGCATCAGATGTCCATTTTGAGAGAGACTCTGGAGTTGGTTCATCTTTAAAGCATGCTAACAG GCGAGAAAGACCATGTTGGCCCAGTGAGCAGAACTTGAACCATCAGAATCTCCATCTGCAAATTGACAGCCAGTCTGCTGCCCAGCTCAACCTGTTACAGAAGCTAGCCCTTCTTAAGCTCACTGCTCTAATGGACAAATACTCCCCCTCCAGCAAGCAAGGCTGGAACTG GACTGTTCCTAAGTTCATCAGAAAGATAAAGGCTCCTGATTTTAAAGATCGAGTGGTTTTTGGAGTTCCATTGCTGCTGAACGTGCAGCGTACTGGGCATCCTCTACCCAAAGGCATACTGCAGGCCATGTACTTCCTGCGGAGCCAATGCCTGGACCAG GTTGGATTATTTAGAAAGTCTGGagtgaaatcaaggatccaggcATTACGAGAGATGAATGAGAACTCTCCAGACGGTGTCAGCTACGAAGGGCAATCTGCATTTGATGTGGCTGACATGGTGAAACAGTACTTCCGTGATCTACCCGAACCCTTATTTACTACAAAGCTATCTGAGTCATTCCTTCATATTTATCAAT ACCTACCAACAGACAAGCAATTACCAGCTGTTCAGTCAGCCATCCTGCTGCTCCCAGATGAAAACCGTGAAGCTCTGCAGACTCTCCTCTTCTTTTTCTGTGACGTTGTAGCCTGTGTCAGTGAGAACCAAATGACTCCTACCAACCTTGCTGTTTGCCTGGCTCCCTCCCTCTTCCACCTCAACACCCTGAGAAGGGAAAGCACTACCTCGAG GGTAAGCCAGAGGAAATATAGCCTGGGGAAACCTGACCAGAGGGATCTAAGTGAAAATCTTGCAGCCACACAAGGATTGGCACACATGATTGCAGAGTGTGCAAACCTCTTTCTG GTTCCTGAGCAATGGGCAAGGCAAAACTCGATCATCAGTCACCAATTCCAAATGGATTGTACTGATGTTCTAAATGATTCCGAATGGTACTTTCGCATCAAGACTGCACTACAGATCTCCTTGCAGAACCTGCTGAAGGAGGCGAAGGAGAAATTTAAAGGTTGGACCAGTAGCTGCAGCTTGGAACAAGTAGAAATCGCATGTAAGAAG GTAGATGATAATCATCCTTTGCGCTTGTGGAAAGTGTCTACTGAGGTGGAAAAGCCAGCAGAGGAGATCCTGAAACACTTGCTGAGGTCGCATCATCTTTGGGAGAAAGACCTCCTCCAGTCAAAAGTCGTTAAGACGCTGGATGATGAGACTGAAATATATCATTACACCATCAGTAGTACCATCCCACACCCAGACAGAGATCATGTAGTTTTGAG aaCCTGGCAGGTAGATTTTCAAACAGGATTGTGTATGTTAGCTGCCACATCTGTGGATGCCAAAGAAGTTATTTTACAGGGAGTCCAAGCAAATGTAATCACGTTCCAGTATCACATTGAGCCAGTCGGACCCACAAAATCCAAACTCGTTCACATCCGTAGAATAGACACAAG aggTCGAAATCCAGAATGGTACAACAAAGTATATGGCTATCGCTGCGCTGCTGAACTCCTCAAGATTAGAGATTCCTTCACTGCATCTGATACTGAACTACGAGAAACAAATATATGA
- the si:dkeyp-23e4.3 gene encoding rho GTPase-activating protein 7 isoform X2, protein MAHYSKSPLRRSFSEHIKDSTNKAWDIFWKNTREKRLSEIEAKDACDWLRAAGFPQYSQLFEASQFPVDIEVVKNDHEFLDRDATESLCRRLKTLNKCAMMKLEISKDRRKSDESEDDEPCAISNKWTFQRDSQRWSRVETLESPHLESISLPGSPCFKSVDSDDIMFPDLGEKHEVSSVHSSSSSSGGSDNISLQKNAEIHTTDFETSQHSSRCSSIKMPSVHSSFSGPPSPNEVFGFSSYGKCSKTKGRGLFRKMEKLRLRSSSQKKSGHPKLRPFISAPVLREGFDEEKLRNLNCVNVAELEEQFQSQNLSCSSRTCSSSSPSENSSTVSTPSPVLRTRSQIYRKEGGQYVENFNLTLPPCRTQKSNANEGGQNDHLIFHVPHGHKPGTFPKALQHGPASATDNTSVNWRTGSFHGYRKSRFGRDSRGSSPKELDSGQNPQNLDNRISIYDNVPGVHVHLNNGVIADVGDDDVFAEMDDIMEHVNGIQRLVGKWTEKFSDEGESDSANDSTSYPSSPKDIHLEIEKHLGRVNEELPANMAEKSVELDASDVHFERDSGVGSSLKHANRRERPCWPSEQNLNHQNLHLQIDSQSAAQLNLLQKLALLKLTALMDKYSPSSKQGWNWTVPKFIRKIKAPDFKDRVVFGVPLLLNVQRTGHPLPKGILQAMYFLRSQCLDQVGLFRKSGVKSRIQALREMNENSPDGVSYEGQSAFDVADMVKQYFRDLPEPLFTTKLSESFLHIYQYLPTDKQLPAVQSAILLLPDENREALQTLLFFFCDVVACVSENQMTPTNLAVCLAPSLFHLNTLRRESTTSRVSQRKYSLGKPDQRDLSENLAATQGLAHMIAECANLFLVPEQWARQNSIISHQFQMDCTDVLNDSEWYFRIKTALQISLQNLLKEAKEKFKGWTSSCSLEQVEIACKKVDDNHPLRLWKVSTEVEKPAEEILKHLLRSHHLWEKDLLQSKVVKTLDDETEIYHYTISSTIPHPDRDHVVLRTWQVDFQTGLCMLAATSVDAKEVILQGVQANVITFQYHIEPVGPTKSKLVHIRRIDTRGRNPEWYNKVYGYRCAAELLKIRDSFTASDTELRETNI, encoded by the exons AGATTGAAGCAAAAGACGCCTGTGACTGGCTCAGAGCTGCCGGATTTCCTCAGTATTCCCAGTTGTTTGAAG CATCTCAGTTTCCTGTTGATATTGAAGTGGTGAAAAATGATCATGAATTTTTAGACAGGGATGCCACAGAGTCTCTTTGCAG GCGATTGAAAACACTGAACAAATGTGCAATGATGAAATTGGAAATTAGTAAAGATAGAAGAAAG AGTGATGAATCAGAAGATGATGAACCTTGTGCTATCAGCAACAAATGGACTTTTCAAAGGGACAGCCAGCGATGGTCTCGTGTAGAAACACTAGAatctcctcatttagaaagtaTCTCCTTACCTGGGAGCCCTTGCTTTAAGAGCGTTGACAGTGACGATATCATGTTCCCAGACCTGGGTGAGAAGCACGAGGTATCATCggttcacagcagcagcagcagcagtggcGGTAGTGATAATATCAGTCTGCAGAAAAATGCTGAAATCCACACCACAGACTTTGAGACAAGTCAACATTCCTCAAGGTGTTCCTCTATAAAAATGCCTTCTGTACACTCTTCCTTCAGTGGCCCACCATCTCCTAATGAGGTCTTTGGATTCAGCAGTTATGGAAAATGCTCAAAGACAAAGGGGAGAGGTTTATTTAGGAAAATGGAGAAGCTTCGACTGAGAAGTTCAAGTCAGAAGAAAAGCGGCCATCCGAAGCTCAGGCCATTTATCAGTGCCCCTGTGCTTCGGGAGGGATTTGATGAAGAAAAATTGAGAAACCTCAATTGTGTCAATGTTGCTGAACTTGAGGAGCAATTTCAGAGTCAGAACCTGTCCTGCTCATCCCGAACTTGTAGCAGTAGCAGTCCATCGGAAAACAGTAGTACTGTAAGCACTCCCAGCCCTGTCCTTAGAACACGAAGCCAGATCTATAGAAAAGAAGGTGGACAGTATGTGGAAAATTTTAATTTGACTTTGCCACCTTGTAGGACCCAAAAGAGCAATGCAAATGAGGGGGGTCAAAATGATCATTTAATTTTTCATGTTCCACACGGTCACAAACCAGGAACATTTCCCAAAGCACTTCAACATGGACCAGCATCAGCAACAGACAACACATCAGTAAATTGGAGGACTGGCAGTTTCCACGGCTACCGAAAGAGCAGATTTGGGAGGGACAGCAGGGGGAGCAGTCCAAAGGAGTTGGACAGTGGACAGAACCCCCAAAATTTGGATAATCGAATAAGCATTTATGATAATGTCCCAGGAGTTCATGTTCACCTGAACAATGGTGTAATAGCAGATGTAGGTGATGATGATGTGTTTGCAGAAATGGATGATATCATGGAGCACGTGAATGGCATCCAAAGGCTGGTGGGCAAGTGGACAGAAAAATTTTCCGATGAAGGTGAATCAGATTCTGCAAATGACTCTACATCTTACCCGTCTTCTCCAAAGGACATCCATTTGGAGATAGAGAAACACCTTGGGAGGGTTAATGAGGAGTTGCCAGCTAACATGGCTGAAAAGTCTGTTGAATTAGACGCATCAGATGTCCATTTTGAGAGAGACTCTGGAGTTGGTTCATCTTTAAAGCATGCTAACAG GCGAGAAAGACCATGTTGGCCCAGTGAGCAGAACTTGAACCATCAGAATCTCCATCTGCAAATTGACAGCCAGTCTGCTGCCCAGCTCAACCTGTTACAGAAGCTAGCCCTTCTTAAGCTCACTGCTCTAATGGACAAATACTCCCCCTCCAGCAAGCAAGGCTGGAACTG GACTGTTCCTAAGTTCATCAGAAAGATAAAGGCTCCTGATTTTAAAGATCGAGTGGTTTTTGGAGTTCCATTGCTGCTGAACGTGCAGCGTACTGGGCATCCTCTACCCAAAGGCATACTGCAGGCCATGTACTTCCTGCGGAGCCAATGCCTGGACCAG GTTGGATTATTTAGAAAGTCTGGagtgaaatcaaggatccaggcATTACGAGAGATGAATGAGAACTCTCCAGACGGTGTCAGCTACGAAGGGCAATCTGCATTTGATGTGGCTGACATGGTGAAACAGTACTTCCGTGATCTACCCGAACCCTTATTTACTACAAAGCTATCTGAGTCATTCCTTCATATTTATCAAT ACCTACCAACAGACAAGCAATTACCAGCTGTTCAGTCAGCCATCCTGCTGCTCCCAGATGAAAACCGTGAAGCTCTGCAGACTCTCCTCTTCTTTTTCTGTGACGTTGTAGCCTGTGTCAGTGAGAACCAAATGACTCCTACCAACCTTGCTGTTTGCCTGGCTCCCTCCCTCTTCCACCTCAACACCCTGAGAAGGGAAAGCACTACCTCGAG GGTAAGCCAGAGGAAATATAGCCTGGGGAAACCTGACCAGAGGGATCTAAGTGAAAATCTTGCAGCCACACAAGGATTGGCACACATGATTGCAGAGTGTGCAAACCTCTTTCTG GTTCCTGAGCAATGGGCAAGGCAAAACTCGATCATCAGTCACCAATTCCAAATGGATTGTACTGATGTTCTAAATGATTCCGAATGGTACTTTCGCATCAAGACTGCACTACAGATCTCCTTGCAGAACCTGCTGAAGGAGGCGAAGGAGAAATTTAAAGGTTGGACCAGTAGCTGCAGCTTGGAACAAGTAGAAATCGCATGTAAGAAG GTAGATGATAATCATCCTTTGCGCTTGTGGAAAGTGTCTACTGAGGTGGAAAAGCCAGCAGAGGAGATCCTGAAACACTTGCTGAGGTCGCATCATCTTTGGGAGAAAGACCTCCTCCAGTCAAAAGTCGTTAAGACGCTGGATGATGAGACTGAAATATATCATTACACCATCAGTAGTACCATCCCACACCCAGACAGAGATCATGTAGTTTTGAG aaCCTGGCAGGTAGATTTTCAAACAGGATTGTGTATGTTAGCTGCCACATCTGTGGATGCCAAAGAAGTTATTTTACAGGGAGTCCAAGCAAATGTAATCACGTTCCAGTATCACATTGAGCCAGTCGGACCCACAAAATCCAAACTCGTTCACATCCGTAGAATAGACACAAG aggTCGAAATCCAGAATGGTACAACAAAGTATATGGCTATCGCTGCGCTGCTGAACTCCTCAAGATTAGAGATTCCTTCACTGCATCTGATACTGAACTACGAGAAACAAATATATGA
- the si:dkeyp-23e4.3 gene encoding rho GTPase-activating protein 7 isoform X1, whose product MAHYSKSPLRRSFSEHIKDSTNKAWDIFWKNTREKRLSDSLSLVASVLEDYRHATQVSWLKGEIEAKDACDWLRAAGFPQYSQLFEASQFPVDIEVVKNDHEFLDRDATESLCRRLKTLNKCAMMKLEISKDRRKSDESEDDEPCAISNKWTFQRDSQRWSRVETLESPHLESISLPGSPCFKSVDSDDIMFPDLGEKHEVSSVHSSSSSSGGSDNISLQKNAEIHTTDFETSQHSSRCSSIKMPSVHSSFSGPPSPNEVFGFSSYGKCSKTKGRGLFRKMEKLRLRSSSQKKSGHPKLRPFISAPVLREGFDEEKLRNLNCVNVAELEEQFQSQNLSCSSRTCSSSSPSENSSTVSTPSPVLRTRSQIYRKEGGQYVENFNLTLPPCRTQKSNANEGGQNDHLIFHVPHGHKPGTFPKALQHGPASATDNTSVNWRTGSFHGYRKSRFGRDSRGSSPKELDSGQNPQNLDNRISIYDNVPGVHVHLNNGVIADVGDDDVFAEMDDIMEHVNGIQRLVGKWTEKFSDEGESDSANDSTSYPSSPKDIHLEIEKHLGRVNEELPANMAEKSVELDASDVHFERDSGVGSSLKHANRRERPCWPSEQNLNHQNLHLQIDSQSAAQLNLLQKLALLKLTALMDKYSPSSKQGWNWTVPKFIRKIKAPDFKDRVVFGVPLLLNVQRTGHPLPKGILQAMYFLRSQCLDQVGLFRKSGVKSRIQALREMNENSPDGVSYEGQSAFDVADMVKQYFRDLPEPLFTTKLSESFLHIYQYLPTDKQLPAVQSAILLLPDENREALQTLLFFFCDVVACVSENQMTPTNLAVCLAPSLFHLNTLRRESTTSRVSQRKYSLGKPDQRDLSENLAATQGLAHMIAECANLFLVPEQWARQNSIISHQFQMDCTDVLNDSEWYFRIKTALQISLQNLLKEAKEKFKGWTSSCSLEQVEIACKKVDDNHPLRLWKVSTEVEKPAEEILKHLLRSHHLWEKDLLQSKVVKTLDDETEIYHYTISSTIPHPDRDHVVLRTWQVDFQTGLCMLAATSVDAKEVILQGVQANVITFQYHIEPVGPTKSKLVHIRRIDTRGRNPEWYNKVYGYRCAAELLKIRDSFTASDTELRETNI is encoded by the exons AGATTGAAGCAAAAGACGCCTGTGACTGGCTCAGAGCTGCCGGATTTCCTCAGTATTCCCAGTTGTTTGAAG CATCTCAGTTTCCTGTTGATATTGAAGTGGTGAAAAATGATCATGAATTTTTAGACAGGGATGCCACAGAGTCTCTTTGCAG GCGATTGAAAACACTGAACAAATGTGCAATGATGAAATTGGAAATTAGTAAAGATAGAAGAAAG AGTGATGAATCAGAAGATGATGAACCTTGTGCTATCAGCAACAAATGGACTTTTCAAAGGGACAGCCAGCGATGGTCTCGTGTAGAAACACTAGAatctcctcatttagaaagtaTCTCCTTACCTGGGAGCCCTTGCTTTAAGAGCGTTGACAGTGACGATATCATGTTCCCAGACCTGGGTGAGAAGCACGAGGTATCATCggttcacagcagcagcagcagcagtggcGGTAGTGATAATATCAGTCTGCAGAAAAATGCTGAAATCCACACCACAGACTTTGAGACAAGTCAACATTCCTCAAGGTGTTCCTCTATAAAAATGCCTTCTGTACACTCTTCCTTCAGTGGCCCACCATCTCCTAATGAGGTCTTTGGATTCAGCAGTTATGGAAAATGCTCAAAGACAAAGGGGAGAGGTTTATTTAGGAAAATGGAGAAGCTTCGACTGAGAAGTTCAAGTCAGAAGAAAAGCGGCCATCCGAAGCTCAGGCCATTTATCAGTGCCCCTGTGCTTCGGGAGGGATTTGATGAAGAAAAATTGAGAAACCTCAATTGTGTCAATGTTGCTGAACTTGAGGAGCAATTTCAGAGTCAGAACCTGTCCTGCTCATCCCGAACTTGTAGCAGTAGCAGTCCATCGGAAAACAGTAGTACTGTAAGCACTCCCAGCCCTGTCCTTAGAACACGAAGCCAGATCTATAGAAAAGAAGGTGGACAGTATGTGGAAAATTTTAATTTGACTTTGCCACCTTGTAGGACCCAAAAGAGCAATGCAAATGAGGGGGGTCAAAATGATCATTTAATTTTTCATGTTCCACACGGTCACAAACCAGGAACATTTCCCAAAGCACTTCAACATGGACCAGCATCAGCAACAGACAACACATCAGTAAATTGGAGGACTGGCAGTTTCCACGGCTACCGAAAGAGCAGATTTGGGAGGGACAGCAGGGGGAGCAGTCCAAAGGAGTTGGACAGTGGACAGAACCCCCAAAATTTGGATAATCGAATAAGCATTTATGATAATGTCCCAGGAGTTCATGTTCACCTGAACAATGGTGTAATAGCAGATGTAGGTGATGATGATGTGTTTGCAGAAATGGATGATATCATGGAGCACGTGAATGGCATCCAAAGGCTGGTGGGCAAGTGGACAGAAAAATTTTCCGATGAAGGTGAATCAGATTCTGCAAATGACTCTACATCTTACCCGTCTTCTCCAAAGGACATCCATTTGGAGATAGAGAAACACCTTGGGAGGGTTAATGAGGAGTTGCCAGCTAACATGGCTGAAAAGTCTGTTGAATTAGACGCATCAGATGTCCATTTTGAGAGAGACTCTGGAGTTGGTTCATCTTTAAAGCATGCTAACAG GCGAGAAAGACCATGTTGGCCCAGTGAGCAGAACTTGAACCATCAGAATCTCCATCTGCAAATTGACAGCCAGTCTGCTGCCCAGCTCAACCTGTTACAGAAGCTAGCCCTTCTTAAGCTCACTGCTCTAATGGACAAATACTCCCCCTCCAGCAAGCAAGGCTGGAACTG GACTGTTCCTAAGTTCATCAGAAAGATAAAGGCTCCTGATTTTAAAGATCGAGTGGTTTTTGGAGTTCCATTGCTGCTGAACGTGCAGCGTACTGGGCATCCTCTACCCAAAGGCATACTGCAGGCCATGTACTTCCTGCGGAGCCAATGCCTGGACCAG GTTGGATTATTTAGAAAGTCTGGagtgaaatcaaggatccaggcATTACGAGAGATGAATGAGAACTCTCCAGACGGTGTCAGCTACGAAGGGCAATCTGCATTTGATGTGGCTGACATGGTGAAACAGTACTTCCGTGATCTACCCGAACCCTTATTTACTACAAAGCTATCTGAGTCATTCCTTCATATTTATCAAT ACCTACCAACAGACAAGCAATTACCAGCTGTTCAGTCAGCCATCCTGCTGCTCCCAGATGAAAACCGTGAAGCTCTGCAGACTCTCCTCTTCTTTTTCTGTGACGTTGTAGCCTGTGTCAGTGAGAACCAAATGACTCCTACCAACCTTGCTGTTTGCCTGGCTCCCTCCCTCTTCCACCTCAACACCCTGAGAAGGGAAAGCACTACCTCGAG GGTAAGCCAGAGGAAATATAGCCTGGGGAAACCTGACCAGAGGGATCTAAGTGAAAATCTTGCAGCCACACAAGGATTGGCACACATGATTGCAGAGTGTGCAAACCTCTTTCTG GTTCCTGAGCAATGGGCAAGGCAAAACTCGATCATCAGTCACCAATTCCAAATGGATTGTACTGATGTTCTAAATGATTCCGAATGGTACTTTCGCATCAAGACTGCACTACAGATCTCCTTGCAGAACCTGCTGAAGGAGGCGAAGGAGAAATTTAAAGGTTGGACCAGTAGCTGCAGCTTGGAACAAGTAGAAATCGCATGTAAGAAG GTAGATGATAATCATCCTTTGCGCTTGTGGAAAGTGTCTACTGAGGTGGAAAAGCCAGCAGAGGAGATCCTGAAACACTTGCTGAGGTCGCATCATCTTTGGGAGAAAGACCTCCTCCAGTCAAAAGTCGTTAAGACGCTGGATGATGAGACTGAAATATATCATTACACCATCAGTAGTACCATCCCACACCCAGACAGAGATCATGTAGTTTTGAG aaCCTGGCAGGTAGATTTTCAAACAGGATTGTGTATGTTAGCTGCCACATCTGTGGATGCCAAAGAAGTTATTTTACAGGGAGTCCAAGCAAATGTAATCACGTTCCAGTATCACATTGAGCCAGTCGGACCCACAAAATCCAAACTCGTTCACATCCGTAGAATAGACACAAG aggTCGAAATCCAGAATGGTACAACAAAGTATATGGCTATCGCTGCGCTGCTGAACTCCTCAAGATTAGAGATTCCTTCACTGCATCTGATACTGAACTACGAGAAACAAATATATGA